TCATAACCACTGCCAAGAAGATTTACAACACTGCCCATATGCTCTTTTCCAGTCACAATAAGTATTTCTGTAATTCCTGCCTCGATTAACCTATAAATAGGATAATAAATCATTGGATACTTACCTACAGGTAGCAAATGTTTGTTTGTCACTTTTGTCAGTGGAAATAACCTTGAACCTGTTCCACCTGCCAATATTACACCTTTCATTTTTAAAATCTCCTTTCTTTGATTGCCCAATAATTTAGATTCATGCTTATTCTTTTTTTTATAAACAATGGGACAAATCTATGCCTTAAACCGCACTGATACCCAGAATATCTGAATATAGCATCAATGACAGCATAAACTACCCATTTTTTATCACTATGCCATAAAAACTTAATCTCATCTTTCAAAAATTTAATTCCTTCGCCTTCTGCTTTTCCATATTTTAAAATCCAACTATTTTCTGAAAAAAATACGCCAATATCAAAATTTCTTCTAAACTGCTTTATCGGATCATAATTATGATAATGAATGACTTTTGCATTTGGAGCATATACTATCTTATATCCATTTAATATAAGCCTCGATGCGATAATCATATCTTCATTCATTATTGTCTTATCCGGAAATCTCCCAACCTGCTCAAATTCTTTTCTCCTTATTGCAGAACACACATTTGAGAAAAAAAACGCTTTAATCTTTAATTCATTAATATTTTCTTTGCTTTTTATAAATCCTTTTTCCGGATAGTTAAAAAGTCTCGCAAACTTCTCAGTTGGTATAGCTTTTTCATCTACTATTTGCCTTCCGTATACTGCAGCAACATCAGTATTTTTTAATGGTGTAATGATGTTTTCAATAAAATATTCGTCATATGGTAGTGCATCCTGTGTTAAAAAAATAATAATATCGCCTGTAGAATTTTCTACAGCAAAATTTCTCGTACCACCATGATCAAAATCCCTACGTTTTATTTTTATTACTTTAGCTCCTTCTTTTTCTGCGATCTCTGCAGTGTT
This DNA window, taken from Thermoanaerobacterium sp. PSU-2, encodes the following:
- a CDS encoding glycosyltransferase, translating into MKVSVIVPTLNCEKTIEDLLKRLKNQTQRADEIIVVDSESSDNTAEIAEKEGAKVIKIKRRDFDHGGTRNFAVENSTGDIIIFLTQDALPYDEYFIENIITPLKNTDVAAVYGRQIVDEKAIPTEKFARLFNYPEKGFIKSKENINELKIKAFFFSNVCSAIRRKEFEQVGRFPDKTIMNEDMIIASRLILNGYKIVYAPNAKVIHYHNYDPIKQFRRNFDIGVFFSENSWILKYGKAEGEGIKFLKDEIKFLWHSDKKWVVYAVIDAIFRYSGYQCGLRHRFVPLFIKKRISMNLNYWAIKERRF